A genomic region of Streptosporangium lutulentum contains the following coding sequences:
- a CDS encoding DUF4082 domain-containing protein, with product MTERSNNVGKSKPRWRPLTFGAGALALINLVGTVWMPVSAAGTSQERVTVQSSGSHHRGDGAPLAGQDVTPGRGRGQPARGSDAGQDRERSVKHGAGEIQAPSPPDRRMGRSLERALARLGPRDHPGDEDAGRGKREAVPNTGSRAHGTRQACPPTSVICLENSLPGNPSIEWNVPGAGSSNIQGYATRMSVNRGETVQFKVDTMATDYRVDIYRIGYYGGMGARKITTINPSAPLPQNQPVCVRDAGTKLLDCGNWAVSASWAVPATMVSGVYIANLIREDGTTGVSQMIFVVRDDEGGSDLLLQTSDATWQAYNKYGGSSLYSSDDGGRAYKVSYNRPFTTRGFSCCEGSTESWFFNSEYPMIRWIEANGYDVSYTTNVDTAMRGSEMLEHKIFMSSGHDEYWSDDMRGNSSNARDNGVNMAFFSGNEVFWKTRWESSIDGSATPYRTLTCYKETLANAKIDPNTQWTGSWRDPRFSPPSDGGRPENALTGSWFRVNGVSNDAMTVPADYSKMRFWRNTSVANLSPGQTAVFPDGVLGYEWDVSPNNGFEPNGRARYSQTIANLASKYLIDYGSTYDLGSAIHRLTLYRAVGGALVFGAGTTQWSWGLDATHDRAGTPTDIRMQQATVNLLADMGIQPASLQAGLVPATASTDTTPPTSTITSPAANTSVPELRTVIIQGTAADTGGGVVSDVEVSVDGGIRWFPATGRENWQYRWTPTRAGVAMIAVRAVDDIGNLQPIPTTITYSVTTACDACTIWLPSAGPVTASSSDTAPVEVGVKFRTTDAGVIRGVRFYKGALNTGTHTGNLWSASGQLLARATFTGETGSGWQQVNFATPVTVAANTTYIASYHTTSGRYSVTRPYFNEPYSSSPFVALANAEGGNGVYAYSATSTFPTNAYQATNYWVDVIFVPTRSLWDDQTFPEVPSQSDSSPTVVGVKFKPLVDGTVTGVRFYKGAQNTGTHVGSLWTRDGQLIASATFTNETASGWQQVTFSTPVTVVANATYVVSYQAPSGHYSVTKSYFAEPYTNGPLIAPMNGEDGANGVYAYSASNVFPTNGSQATNYWVDVMFIPFGSLWEDTAVPAVKSQPDNQAAALGVKFRSLTSGKIRAIRFYKGEQNTGTHVGSLWTSGGQLLASAPFTNETASGWQQVNFSTPVAVTANTTYVASYHTTSGRYSVTRPYFNAQYTNEPLFALANGTEGGNGVYNYSAVNTFPTNSFQATNYWVDVVLDVS from the coding sequence ATGACAGAGAGGTCAAACAATGTGGGGAAGAGCAAGCCGAGATGGCGACCACTCACCTTCGGGGCCGGCGCTCTTGCCCTGATCAACCTGGTCGGAACCGTCTGGATGCCGGTATCCGCCGCCGGCACCTCGCAGGAGCGGGTCACCGTACAGAGCTCCGGGAGCCATCATCGCGGTGACGGGGCCCCGCTCGCCGGGCAGGACGTGACCCCCGGCCGCGGGCGCGGGCAACCGGCTCGCGGTTCGGATGCAGGGCAGGACCGGGAGCGATCCGTCAAACACGGTGCCGGGGAGATCCAGGCGCCATCGCCGCCGGACCGTCGCATGGGCCGCTCGCTGGAGCGGGCGCTCGCCCGGCTCGGCCCGCGTGACCACCCCGGTGACGAGGACGCCGGGCGGGGGAAGCGGGAGGCCGTCCCGAACACGGGCTCTCGCGCTCATGGGACCCGCCAGGCCTGCCCGCCGACCTCCGTCATCTGCCTGGAGAACAGCCTGCCCGGCAATCCGTCCATCGAATGGAACGTGCCCGGAGCCGGCAGTAGCAACATCCAGGGATACGCGACTCGGATGAGCGTCAACAGGGGGGAGACCGTACAGTTCAAGGTGGACACCATGGCGACCGACTATCGCGTGGATATTTACCGTATCGGATACTACGGCGGAATGGGCGCGCGAAAGATCACCACGATCAATCCTTCCGCTCCCTTGCCCCAGAATCAGCCGGTTTGCGTGAGGGACGCGGGAACCAAACTCCTTGACTGCGGAAACTGGGCCGTATCCGCGTCGTGGGCCGTGCCGGCCACCATGGTCTCCGGAGTCTATATCGCGAACCTGATCCGGGAAGACGGGACGACCGGCGTCAGCCAGATGATATTTGTGGTCCGAGACGACGAGGGCGGATCGGATCTCCTGCTGCAAACCTCCGACGCCACCTGGCAGGCATACAACAAGTATGGAGGCAGCAGCCTTTACTCCTCCGACGACGGTGGACGAGCCTACAAGGTCAGCTACAACCGACCGTTCACCACGCGCGGCTTCAGCTGCTGCGAAGGTTCGACGGAAAGCTGGTTCTTCAATTCCGAATATCCGATGATCAGGTGGATCGAGGCCAACGGCTACGACGTCAGCTACACCACCAACGTCGACACCGCGATGCGCGGCTCGGAAATGCTCGAACACAAGATCTTCATGTCTTCCGGGCATGACGAGTATTGGTCCGACGACATGCGTGGCAACAGCTCGAATGCCCGGGACAACGGCGTCAACATGGCCTTCTTCTCTGGGAACGAGGTTTTTTGGAAAACTCGCTGGGAGAGCAGCATCGACGGGTCGGCCACTCCGTACCGGACACTCACCTGCTACAAAGAGACGTTGGCGAACGCCAAGATCGACCCGAACACCCAATGGACGGGAAGCTGGCGTGACCCGCGCTTCTCTCCACCCTCGGACGGAGGAAGGCCGGAGAACGCTCTGACCGGTTCGTGGTTCAGGGTCAACGGCGTCTCCAACGATGCGATGACCGTTCCCGCCGATTACAGCAAGATGCGCTTCTGGCGCAACACGTCCGTGGCGAACCTTTCACCGGGACAGACGGCCGTCTTCCCCGACGGAGTGCTCGGTTACGAATGGGATGTTTCACCAAACAATGGATTCGAGCCGAACGGCCGGGCCAGGTATTCCCAAACAATCGCGAACCTTGCGTCCAAGTATCTGATCGACTACGGCAGTACGTACGACCTCGGAAGCGCGATACATCGCCTGACACTTTACCGGGCCGTAGGCGGCGCGCTTGTCTTCGGCGCCGGAACCACCCAGTGGTCGTGGGGACTGGATGCGACTCACGATCGGGCAGGCACGCCCACGGACATCCGGATGCAGCAGGCGACGGTCAATCTTCTCGCCGACATGGGAATCCAGCCCGCAAGCCTCCAGGCCGGCCTGGTTCCGGCCACGGCGTCAACGGACACCACGCCTCCGACATCGACGATCACGAGCCCGGCGGCCAACACCTCCGTGCCCGAGCTGAGGACCGTCATCATTCAGGGAACGGCCGCCGACACCGGGGGCGGCGTTGTATCCGATGTCGAGGTCTCGGTCGACGGCGGCATCAGGTGGTTTCCAGCGACAGGCCGTGAAAACTGGCAGTACCGCTGGACACCGACAAGGGCCGGGGTCGCGATGATCGCGGTCCGCGCGGTTGACGACATCGGTAACCTCCAGCCGATTCCGACCACGATCACATATAGCGTCACCACGGCATGTGACGCATGCACCATATGGCTTCCCAGCGCCGGACCCGTTACGGCTTCGTCCTCCGACACCGCACCGGTCGAAGTCGGAGTGAAATTCCGTACCACGGACGCGGGCGTCATCAGAGGTGTCAGGTTCTACAAGGGCGCGCTCAACACGGGAACGCACACCGGAAATCTCTGGAGCGCGAGCGGCCAACTCCTGGCGAGAGCGACATTCACCGGTGAGACAGGAAGCGGATGGCAGCAGGTGAACTTCGCGACACCTGTCACGGTCGCCGCCAACACGACCTACATCGCCTCCTATCACACGACATCCGGACGTTATTCGGTAACACGTCCATACTTCAATGAGCCGTACAGCAGCAGCCCGTTCGTGGCGTTGGCGAATGCCGAAGGAGGCAACGGTGTTTATGCCTACAGTGCGACGAGCACCTTCCCCACCAATGCCTATCAGGCCACCAACTACTGGGTCGACGTGATCTTCGTGCCGACGAGAAGCCTATGGGACGACCAAACGTTTCCAGAGGTTCCGTCACAGTCGGATTCTTCGCCCACCGTGGTCGGTGTCAAGTTCAAACCGCTGGTGGACGGCACTGTCACGGGTGTTCGATTTTACAAGGGCGCACAGAACACCGGAACCCATGTCGGAAGTCTGTGGACGCGCGACGGGCAGCTGATCGCGAGCGCGACCTTCACCAACGAGACGGCATCCGGATGGCAACAGGTGACTTTCTCGACACCTGTCACGGTGGTCGCGAACGCGACCTACGTCGTCTCCTACCAGGCTCCGTCGGGACATTATTCGGTAACAAAGTCATACTTCGCCGAGCCATATACGAACGGCCCGCTCATCGCACCGATGAATGGTGAAGACGGAGCCAACGGGGTTTATGCGTACAGCGCATCGAATGTTTTCCCGACCAACGGCTCTCAAGCCACCAACTACTGGGTCGACGTGATGTTCATACCGTTCGGGAGTCTGTGGGAGGACACAGCTGTCCCCGCGGTCAAGTCTCAGCCCGACAACCAGGCCGCGGCACTCGGCGTCAAATTCAGATCATTGACGAGTGGCAAGATCAGGGCTATTCGGTTCTACAAGGGCGAGCAGAACACCGGAACCCACGTCGGAAGTCTGTGGACGAGCGGAGGGCAGTTGCTCGCGAGCGCTCCATTCACCAACGAGACGGCATCCGGATGGCAACAGGTGAATTTCTCGACACCTGTCGCGGTGACCGCGAACACAACCTACGTCGCCTCCTATCACACGACATCCGGCCGCTATTCGGTAACGCGCCCATATTTTAACGCACAGTATACGAACGAGCCTCTCTTCGCGCTCGCAAACGGCACGGAAGGGGGTAACGGTGTCTACAATTACAGTGCCGTGAACACCTTCCCCACTAACAGCTTCCAAGCCACCAACTACTGGGTCGACGTGGTATTGGACGTCAGTTAG
- the rffA gene encoding dTDP-4-amino-4,6-dideoxygalactose transaminase, whose amino-acid sequence MCRPVPLLFTLAVNVTDPKTIPFNRAHISTNELDYLMEAVRGRATRGDGPFTRRASDLLGKITGASQVLLTTSCTHALEMSAILLDLQAGDEVIMPSFTFMSTANAYALRGAVPVFVDCRPDTLNVDERMIEAAITDRTRAVVVVHYAGIACAMKEIDELCERYGLALIEDNAHGLGGFYRDRPLGSFGRMAAQSFHETKNVQCGEGGALLLNDVGLASRAEIIREKGTDRSRFFRGQVDKYRWVDIGSSYLPSDVLAAQLTSQLEDFDAIQLRRHAGWSAYHEGLAEWSASNGVLRPVVPDGCEHPAHLYYLLLPDLGNRQEFIRHLAARGVQAAFHYQPLHSAPAGLRFGRVAPGGCPVTEEIADRLVRLPLFADLDEAGVARVIDAVQAYEVI is encoded by the coding sequence GTGTGTCGTCCGGTCCCTTTGTTGTTCACTTTGGCCGTGAATGTAACCGATCCGAAGACGATTCCCTTCAATCGAGCACATATCTCGACAAATGAGCTTGATTACCTCATGGAGGCTGTGCGCGGGCGAGCCACCCGCGGAGACGGGCCGTTCACTCGGAGAGCCTCCGATCTCCTCGGGAAGATCACCGGGGCGAGCCAGGTGCTGCTGACCACCTCCTGCACCCACGCGCTGGAGATGTCGGCGATCCTGCTCGATCTTCAGGCCGGTGACGAGGTGATCATGCCGTCGTTCACCTTCATGTCGACGGCCAACGCCTATGCCCTCCGAGGGGCGGTCCCGGTCTTCGTCGACTGCAGGCCCGACACTCTCAACGTGGACGAGCGGATGATCGAAGCCGCGATCACCGATCGCACCCGAGCCGTCGTGGTCGTTCACTACGCGGGCATCGCGTGCGCGATGAAGGAGATCGACGAACTCTGCGAGCGGTATGGCCTTGCCCTCATAGAGGACAACGCGCATGGCCTGGGAGGGTTCTACCGAGACCGGCCGCTTGGATCATTTGGCCGCATGGCCGCGCAGAGCTTCCACGAGACGAAGAACGTGCAGTGCGGGGAGGGCGGAGCGCTGCTCCTGAACGATGTCGGCCTCGCCTCGCGTGCCGAGATCATCCGGGAGAAGGGCACCGACCGCAGCCGGTTCTTCCGCGGGCAGGTGGACAAGTATCGGTGGGTCGACATCGGCTCCAGCTACCTGCCCTCCGACGTGCTCGCCGCGCAGCTGACCTCCCAGCTGGAGGACTTCGACGCGATCCAGCTCCGGCGCCACGCCGGGTGGAGCGCCTACCACGAGGGCCTGGCGGAGTGGTCGGCGAGCAACGGGGTCCTTCGTCCAGTGGTCCCGGACGGCTGCGAGCACCCGGCCCACCTGTACTACCTGCTCCTGCCCGACCTGGGCAACCGCCAGGAGTTCATCCGCCACCTCGCCGCCCGGGGCGTGCAGGCGGCGTTCCACTACCAGCCTCTGCACTCCGCGCCCGCGGGCCTGCGGTTCGGGCGGGTCGCGCCGGGCGGCTGCCCGGTCACCGAGGAGATCGCCGACCGTCTCGTACGGCTTCCGCTCTTCGCCGATCTGGACGAGGCCGGGGTGGCGCGCGTGATCGACGCGGTCCAGGCCTACGAGGTGATCTGA
- a CDS encoding GNAT family N-acetyltransferase, with amino-acid sequence MGFDDVTGARAVRAVESPLESARFGRTVERLTVPADSGASFSEVREAILDSAADVVVLRYPAEHVGWFARLTCLGRTAVFADSLVYWRLHAGKGHAPEPSADLRVTGLAAPTTVRKLVSSVFGAYGNHYLANPLLDPDAALAGYREWALRSAAEDGCLALECRGVAGEEPQMAGLATLEEGTRTEILLAGVISELQGRGLYAHLLKAVEDRTLARGAAEVVISTQGHNTRVQRAWARYGFEPVLTLLTVHLVRSPLPRERDPSPPARER; translated from the coding sequence ATGGGTTTCGACGACGTGACCGGGGCGCGGGCCGTACGGGCTGTGGAGTCGCCTCTGGAGTCCGCCCGATTCGGCAGGACGGTGGAGCGTCTCACCGTCCCGGCGGACTCAGGGGCGTCGTTCTCCGAGGTCCGCGAGGCGATCCTGGATTCGGCGGCGGACGTCGTCGTGCTCCGCTACCCGGCCGAGCACGTCGGCTGGTTCGCGCGGCTGACGTGCCTCGGCCGGACCGCGGTGTTCGCCGACTCCCTGGTGTACTGGCGGCTGCACGCCGGAAAGGGCCATGCGCCCGAACCGTCGGCGGACCTGCGGGTGACAGGGCTGGCCGCTCCCACCACGGTGCGGAAACTGGTCTCGTCCGTCTTCGGCGCGTACGGCAACCACTATCTGGCCAACCCTCTCCTCGACCCCGACGCGGCGCTGGCGGGCTACCGGGAATGGGCCCTGCGCTCGGCCGCCGAGGACGGATGCCTGGCGCTGGAGTGCCGGGGCGTGGCGGGGGAGGAGCCGCAGATGGCAGGCCTGGCCACCCTTGAGGAGGGGACCCGGACGGAGATCCTGCTCGCGGGCGTGATCTCCGAGTTGCAGGGACGCGGCCTCTACGCCCACCTGCTGAAGGCGGTCGAGGACCGCACGCTGGCGCGCGGCGCGGCGGAGGTCGTCATCTCCACGCAGGGGCACAACACGCGGGTACAGCGGGCGTGGGCGAGGTACGGCTTCGAGCCGGTGCTGACCCTGCTCACGGTTCATCTGGTCCGGAGCCCGCTGCCGCGTGAGCGGGACCCGTCCCCGCCCGCGCGGGAACGCTAG
- a CDS encoding glycosyltransferase family 2 protein → MVIPCYRSAQTLPTLMERLMPVLREVSARHEVILVVDGSPDGTWEVAAELARRIDAVRAVRLSRNYGQHNALAAGIREAGLEVVVTMDDDLQHPPEQIPLLLATLEGERLDLVYGVPHDEEHGFLRNLASRSVKAGMAGALGIRGAREISAFRAFRTRLRDGFEGLTGPHASIDVALSWTTTQVGSVGVRMEERCHGRSNYSARLLVRHAVNMLVGYSTAPLRAASYFGFAAGVVGLLLGGMVLWRFATGDTTVAGFTTVASMVALFSSAQLMSIGVLGEYIGRIHGDGMGRPTYVVCERAGSPDDAVPRKHGEPSVPARAGTGPAHAAAGSGPDEP, encoded by the coding sequence GTGGTCATTCCGTGTTACCGCTCCGCGCAGACCCTTCCGACGCTGATGGAGCGGCTCATGCCGGTCCTGCGCGAGGTGTCCGCCCGTCACGAGGTGATCCTCGTCGTCGACGGCAGCCCTGACGGGACCTGGGAGGTGGCCGCCGAACTGGCCCGGCGGATCGACGCCGTCCGCGCCGTCCGCCTGTCCCGCAACTACGGCCAGCACAACGCGCTGGCCGCCGGCATCAGGGAGGCGGGGTTGGAGGTGGTCGTCACCATGGACGACGACCTGCAGCACCCGCCGGAGCAGATCCCCCTGCTGCTGGCCACCCTGGAAGGCGAACGACTGGACCTGGTGTACGGCGTTCCGCACGACGAGGAGCACGGGTTCCTGCGCAACCTGGCGTCCCGCTCGGTGAAGGCCGGGATGGCCGGCGCGCTGGGTATTCGCGGCGCCCGCGAAATCAGTGCGTTCCGCGCCTTCCGGACACGCCTGCGCGACGGGTTCGAGGGACTCACCGGGCCGCACGCGTCGATCGACGTGGCCCTGTCGTGGACCACCACCCAGGTGGGCTCGGTCGGGGTGCGCATGGAAGAGCGCTGCCACGGCAGGTCGAACTACTCCGCGCGCCTGCTGGTCCGGCATGCGGTGAACATGCTCGTCGGCTACAGCACGGCCCCGCTGCGCGCGGCCAGCTACTTCGGATTCGCCGCCGGCGTCGTCGGCCTGCTGCTGGGCGGCATGGTCCTGTGGCGCTTCGCCACGGGCGACACCACTGTCGCCGGGTTCACCACCGTGGCCTCGATGGTCGCGCTGTTCTCGTCCGCCCAGCTGATGTCGATCGGTGTCCTCGGCGAATACATCGGCCGCATCCACGGTGACGGCATGGGCCGGCCGACGTACGTGGTGTGCGAGCGCGCCGGGTCGCCGGACGACGCCGTTCCACGGAAGCACGGCGAGCCTAGCGTTCCCGCGCGGGCGGGGACGGGTCCCGCTCACGCGGCAGCGGGCTCCGGACCAGATGAACCGTGA
- a CDS encoding GtrA family protein, whose protein sequence is MVEVESRAKRGRDSYSGRLALFSALGGHRITYLMAGAMTAVVYYCLLGLGLVVAKDAVPYLFLVVACHLITVVIVYPWYRLVVFPTSGTSWIVGYLRFYAVGLSFLGASLAGLPLLVELAGIPLMMAQGLIIIASPPLSYAAHRAWTFRDHEKP, encoded by the coding sequence ATGGTTGAAGTAGAAAGCCGAGCAAAGCGCGGCAGGGATTCATATTCCGGGCGTCTGGCTCTGTTCTCGGCTCTTGGTGGACACCGCATCACATATCTGATGGCCGGCGCCATGACGGCCGTCGTCTATTACTGTCTCCTGGGCCTAGGATTGGTGGTCGCGAAGGATGCGGTTCCCTATCTTTTCCTGGTCGTGGCCTGCCATTTGATCACCGTAGTGATCGTTTACCCGTGGTACAGGCTGGTGGTGTTCCCCACCTCCGGGACGTCCTGGATCGTTGGCTACCTGCGGTTCTACGCGGTGGGCCTGAGCTTCCTCGGAGCGTCGCTGGCTGGACTCCCGCTTTTAGTAGAATTGGCCGGAATTCCGCTCATGATGGCGCAGGGGCTGATAATAATCGCGAGCCCTCCGCTGAGTTACGCGGCGCACAGGGCGTGGACGTTTCGTGACCACGAAAAGCCGTGA
- a CDS encoding glucose-1-phosphate thymidylyltransferase, which produces MKALVLVGGKGTRLRPLTHTSAKQLVPVANKPVLFYGLEAIRDAGITTVGLIVGDTAEEVREAVGDGSRFGLDVTYIRQEAPLGLAHCVLIAAEFLADEPFVMYLGDNFLVDGITELVDAFRRSDYDAQILLTRVAEPQFYGVAELGPEGEILGLEEKPEHPRSDLAIVGVYIFSPAVHAAVRAIRPSARGELEITDAITWLIDNGSSVHSHLVDGYWKDTGRLQDMLECNRIVLERVEPDIRGTVDGLSEITGRVVVEPGAVVENSVLRGPIVIGADTKILSSYVGPFTSIGSGCLVDGAEIEYSIVLDGSSVRGVSRVAHSLIGRNVEVSRAAGVSNTHELMVGDHSRIQVRA; this is translated from the coding sequence ATGAAAGCACTCGTTCTGGTAGGGGGAAAGGGGACGAGGCTGCGTCCGCTGACCCACACTTCGGCGAAACAGCTGGTCCCCGTCGCCAACAAGCCCGTGCTCTTCTACGGGCTGGAGGCGATCCGCGACGCCGGCATCACCACTGTCGGCCTCATCGTCGGCGACACGGCGGAAGAGGTTCGCGAGGCCGTCGGCGACGGCTCGCGGTTCGGCCTCGACGTCACCTACATCCGGCAGGAGGCCCCTCTTGGGCTGGCGCACTGCGTCCTGATCGCCGCGGAGTTCCTCGCCGACGAGCCGTTCGTGATGTATCTGGGTGACAACTTCCTGGTGGACGGTATCACCGAGCTGGTGGACGCCTTCCGCCGGTCCGACTATGACGCGCAGATCCTGCTCACCAGGGTCGCCGAACCGCAGTTCTACGGAGTGGCCGAGCTCGGGCCGGAAGGCGAGATCCTCGGGCTGGAGGAGAAGCCGGAGCATCCGCGCAGTGACCTCGCGATCGTCGGGGTCTACATCTTCTCCCCGGCCGTTCATGCGGCTGTCCGGGCGATCAGGCCGTCCGCGCGCGGCGAGTTGGAGATCACGGATGCCATCACGTGGCTCATCGACAACGGCTCCAGCGTTCACTCGCATCTCGTCGACGGCTACTGGAAGGACACCGGGCGCCTGCAGGACATGCTGGAGTGCAACCGCATCGTCCTCGAACGCGTCGAGCCCGACATCAGGGGCACCGTGGACGGCCTGAGCGAGATCACCGGGCGGGTCGTCGTCGAGCCGGGCGCGGTGGTGGAGAACTCGGTCCTCCGCGGGCCGATCGTGATCGGGGCGGATACCAAGATCCTTTCCTCCTATGTCGGCCCGTTCACCTCGATCGGCTCCGGCTGTCTCGTCGACGGTGCCGAGATCGAATACTCCATCGTGCTCGACGGCTCCTCCGTGCGGGGTGTCTCGCGCGTCGCGCACTCCCTGATCGGGCGTAACGTCGAGGTCAGCCGCGCGGCCGGGGTGTCGAACACGCACGAGCTCATGGTGGGCGACCACAGCAGGATCCAGGTGCGCGCATGA
- the rfbB gene encoding dTDP-glucose 4,6-dehydratase, which yields MRVLVTGGAGFIGSHYARSLLLGSWPGCEDVRLTVLDKLTYAGNLANLAPVDGHSGYAFVRGDITDARLLADVVPGHDVVVNFAAESHVDRSIAGADDFVTTNVLGTQRLLRAALEGGVRTVVQVSTDEVYGSIAEGSWSESEPLLPNSPYSAAKAGGDLLCRAYHRTHGLDVRVTRCSNNYGPYQYPEKLIPLFVTNLLDGEKVPLYGDGLNVRDWLHVDDHCRGIQTVLEKGAPGEVYNIGGGVELTNRELTGRLLAALGRGWESVEPVADRLGHDRRYSVDWTKIRAIGYEPRKDFDDGLAEVVRWYRGNPRWWRPLKERTP from the coding sequence ATGAGAGTCCTGGTCACCGGTGGCGCCGGGTTCATCGGTTCTCACTACGCCAGGTCCCTGCTGCTCGGCTCCTGGCCGGGCTGCGAGGACGTCCGGCTCACCGTTCTCGACAAGCTCACCTACGCGGGCAACCTCGCCAACCTCGCTCCCGTCGACGGTCACTCCGGTTACGCGTTCGTGCGAGGTGACATCACCGACGCGCGACTCCTCGCGGACGTCGTTCCCGGGCACGACGTGGTGGTGAACTTCGCGGCGGAGAGCCACGTCGACCGGTCCATCGCAGGCGCGGACGACTTCGTGACGACGAACGTGCTGGGCACCCAGAGGCTTCTCCGGGCCGCGCTGGAGGGCGGGGTCCGGACGGTCGTCCAGGTCTCCACCGATGAGGTGTACGGCTCGATCGCGGAGGGGTCCTGGAGCGAGAGCGAGCCGCTGCTTCCGAACTCCCCCTACTCGGCGGCCAAGGCCGGGGGCGACCTGCTCTGCCGGGCCTATCACCGTACTCACGGGCTCGACGTCCGGGTGACCCGTTGCTCCAACAACTACGGCCCGTACCAGTATCCCGAGAAGCTGATCCCGCTTTTCGTCACCAACCTCCTCGACGGGGAGAAGGTCCCGCTCTACGGCGACGGACTCAACGTGCGCGACTGGCTGCACGTCGACGACCACTGCCGAGGCATCCAGACGGTGCTGGAGAAGGGGGCGCCCGGAGAGGTCTACAACATCGGCGGCGGCGTGGAACTCACCAACCGGGAGCTGACCGGGCGGCTGCTGGCCGCCCTCGGCAGGGGGTGGGAGTCGGTCGAGCCCGTGGCCGATCGGCTCGGGCACGACCGCCGCTACTCCGTCGACTGGACGAAGATCCGTGCCATCGGCTACGAGCCGCGCAAGGACTTCGACGACGGCCTGGCCGAGGTGGTGCGGTGGTACCGGGGCAATCCCCGGTGGTGGCGCCCGCTCAAGGAACGGACGCCCTGA